From a region of the Helianthus annuus cultivar XRQ/B chromosome 5, HanXRQr2.0-SUNRISE, whole genome shotgun sequence genome:
- the LOC110938602 gene encoding sugar transport protein 8 codes for MAHQVIAANGGADLPAKLTGQVLVCSIIAAFGGLMFGYDIGISGGVTSMDEFLKKFFPDVYVKKHHVKEDNYCKFDDQILQLFTSSLYLAAVASSFGASKCCNNYGRKITIQLASFFFLVGVVLNAAALNIAMLITGRLMLGAGIGFGNQAVPLFISEIAPNKYRGGLNVCFQLLVTVGILAANIVNYFTASHPYGWRISLGGASVPALFLAFGSLLIVETPTSLIERGHPERGLATLRKIRGVEDVQKEFDEIVNTTELAKQIKHPFKNLMKRSSWPQLITSGVLQIFQQFTGINVIMFYAPVLFQTMGFHSDASLLSAVVTGTINTMATLVAVFCVDKLGRRFLLIEAAIQMFIAQVVTGGILAAFLKSTNTLPKQYAYLVLLLICVFVSGFAWSWGPLGWLIPSEIFPLETRTAGFFCAVSMNMIFTFIIAQAFLTMLCHMRAMIFFFFSGWIVIMGLYAYALLPETKGVSIDEMNEKVWKKHWLWKRCFKNESEQSREDKP; via the exons ATGGCTCACCAAGTAATTGCCGCCAACGGCGGTGCCGACCTCCCCGCAAAGCTCACCGGACAAGTGCTTGTCTGCTCCATCATCGCCGCCTTCGGCGGCCTCATGTTTGGTTACGACATTGGCATATCAG GAGGAGTGACATCAATGGATGAGTTCTTGAAGAAGTTTTTTCCGGATGTTTATGTTAAAAAACACCATGTTAAAGAAGATAACTACTGCAAATTCGATGATCAGATACTTCAGCTCTTCACATCTTCTCTTTACCTCGCCGCGGTTGCTTCTAGTTTTGGGGCATCAAAATGTTGCAATAATTATGGCCGGAAAATCACCATACAACTGGCGTCGTTTTTCTTTTTGGTAGGTGTGGTTCTCAATGCGGCAGCATTGAACATCGCGATGCTCATCACTGGAAGGCTTATGCTTGGTGCTGGTATCGGTTTCGGTAACCAG GCTGTGCCACTATTCATATCCGAGATCGCTCCAAACAAGTATAGAGGGGGTCTAAATGTTTGCTTCCAGTTGTTAGTCACGGTTGGGATCCTTGCGGCCAACATAGTTAACTACTTCACCGCGAGCCACCCATATGGCTGGAGGATTTCCTTAGGCGGTGCATCCGTCCCAGCTCTTTTCCTCGCATTCGGGTCCCTACTAATTGTGGAGACTCCCACAAGCCTAATAGAGCGAGGACATCCAGAACGCGGATTAGCAACTCTACGAAAGATCCGAGGGGTTGAAGATGTGCAAAAAGAATTTGATGAAATAGTTAACACCACCGAGTTAGCTAAACAAATCAAGCACCCATTCAAGAACCTAATGAAGCGATCGAGCTGGCCTCAGCTCATCACCTCGGGTGTCCTTCAAATTTTCCAGCAGTTTACCGGCATCAATGTGATCATGTTTTATGCACCCGTTTTGTTTCAGACAATGGGGTTTCATAGTGACGCGTCTCTACTATCGGCTGTTGTGACGGGTACCATTAACACCATGGCTACATTGGTTGCGGTTTTTTGTGTTGATAAACTTGGAAGGAGGTTTTTGCTTATTGAAGCTGCCATCCAAATGTTCATTGCTCAg GTTGTAACAGGAGGAATACTTGCTGCATTTTTGAAATCTACGAACACGTTACCTAAGCAATACGCGTATCTAGTGCTACTCTTGATATGCGTTTTCGTATCAGGTTTCGCATGGTCTTGGGGTCCATTAGGGTGGCTAATTCCTAGTGAAATATTCCCACTTGAGACTCGAACCGCGGGTTTCTTCTGTGCAGTGAGCATGAATATGATATTCACCTTCATCATAGCTCAAGCTTTTCTCACAATGCTTTGCCATATGCGCGCaatgatcttcttcttcttttccggGTGGATTGTGATCATGGGGCTATACGCCTACGCACTTCTACCCGAGACCAAAGGCGTCTCCATCGATGAAATGAACGAGAAGGTGTGGAAGAAGCATTGGCTTTGGAAGAGATGTTTTAAAAACGAAAGCGAACAATCCCGGGAGGACAAGCCTTGA